CGCATTCAGATAACTCTAGAAGGGGATGTCGTCGTCGAAGCTGTCATAGTCCGGTGCCGGCTGCTGCCGTGCAGCGGGCTGCTGCGGCTGGGCCTGCTGACGCGGCGCCTGCTGCGGCTCGCGCTGCTGCGGACGGGCTTGACGCGGGGCATCGTCGGAGCTGCCACCACGGCCACCGAGCAGCTGCATGGTGCCGTTCATGTCGACGACGATTTCGGTGGTGTAGCGCTTGACGCCGTCCTTCTCCCACTCGCGGGTCTGCAGGCGGCCCTCGATGTAGCACTGCGAACCCTTGCGCAGGTATTCGCCGGCGATCTCGGCGACCTTGCCGAACAGCACTACGCGGTGCCACTCGGTGCGCTCCTGAAGCTGACCGGTCTGCTTGTCCTTCCAGCTATCGGTGGTTGCCAGCGTGATGTTGGTCACCGCATTGCCATTGGGCATGTAGCGGGTTTCCGGGTCGCCGCCGACATTGCCGATCAAGATGACTTTATTCACCCCTCTGGCCATGGGTAACTCCTCATTGGAACATTGAATTGGATGGGTTCACCGATGGCAGTTGTACTGCCAGCAAAGCCGATGACCGCGAATCTTACCTCAGCCACCCTTGACGGCCAACCGACGCACTTTCAAGTTGCGCCGCATTAGGCAGCTGCGATCAGGCGCTTCAGGCAACCAGGCGATCAAGAGCCTCACGATCCAGTTGCTGCGTATCGACCTTGATATAAGCCGCCGCCTCGTCGGTGACGATGAGCACGTCGCTCACGCCTGCGACTTCCAGCAGCTCACGCCCAAGCCCGGCGTTGGCCAGCGCTCCGGCCGACAGCGGCAAGCGCAGGCTGGTTACATAAGGCGGCTCGCGCATGCTGAAGGCCACCACGAACCACAGCGCACACAGCGCAGCGCAGCCGGCGAACACCAGCGCCAGGCCACCCTGCTGATAGAGCATGCCGCCCAGCACGCCACCGAGACCGGCACCGAGGAACTGACTGGTGGAATAGACGCCCATCGCGGTGCCCTTGCCGCCGGCCGGCGCGACCTTGCTGATCAATGAAGGCAGCGACGCTTCCAGCAGATTGAACGCAATGAAGAAACCCACCATGCCGACGACCAGCATCCACAAGCCATTACCGAACCACCAGAAGAACAGCTCGCAGAGCAGCAGCGCCACAACCGCCCCGAGCAGCACGCGACGCATCTGGCGCTTCTTCTCGCCGTAGATGATGAAGGGAATCATGCCGAAGAAACCGACCAGCAGTGCGGTGAGATACACCCACCAGTGCTCCTCCTTGGGCAACGCACCCTGCTCCACCAGCGCCAGCGGCAAAGCGACGAAGCTGGCCATCAGAATCGCGTGCAACGCCAGAATGCTGAAATCCAGACGCAGCAGATCAGGATGGCGCAGCGTCAGGCCGAGGGCCTGCTTGGCGACGCCCGACTCACGGTGGCGCACATGCGCCTGGGCCTTGGGCAGCAACGCGACGATGACGCCGCCAAGCAAAGCCATGCCGGCAGTTACCCAGAACAGCCCGGACAGGCCGAACGCGCGGGTCAGCAACGGCCCGACGATCATCGCCACAGCGAACGAGAACCCGATGCTCACGCCGATCAGCGCCATCGCCTTGGTCCGATGCTGTTCGCGGGTGAGGTCCGATAGCAGCGCCATGACCGCCGCAGAAATCGCCCCGGCGCCTTGCAGAATGCGCCCGGCAACGACGCCCCAGATGCTGTCCGACATCGCCGCCAACACCGCTCCAGCGGCGAAGATCAGCAGGCCGAAATAGATGATCGGCAAGCGGCCGATACGATCGGAAAGGATACCGAAGGGAATTTGCAGCAGCGCCTGGGTCAAACCATAGGCACCTATCGCAAGGCCGATAAGGGTCGGCGTAGCGCCTTCCAGGTCCATGCCGTAGGTTGCCAGCACGGGCAAAACCATGAACATGCCGAGCATGCGAAAAGCGAAAACCAGAGCCAGCCCGGAAGCTGCGCGTGTTTCGCTGGCGCTCATGCGCTCGCTGTAGGGGTCCTGCATGGAGGGTCTCGCTTGTATGAACCGGCGGCGATTCTAGCAGCCCTACCCTGTTCGGCACAGGCGCGCGGTTTTGCCGCGACCATCACCCCGGCCGTATACTTTCGGGTTTCCGCCCGCCACGCGAGGCTGTTTTGGACAAGATTCTGATTCGTGGGGCCCGCACCCACAACCTGAAGAACATCGACCTCACCCTGCCGCGCGACAAGCTGATCGTCATCACCGGCCTGTCCGGCTCCGGCAAATCATCATTGGCATTCGACACCCTCTACGCAGAAGGCCAGCGCCGTTACGT
This DNA window, taken from Pseudomonas sp. FeN3W, encodes the following:
- a CDS encoding MFS transporter, with translation MQDPYSERMSASETRAASGLALVFAFRMLGMFMVLPVLATYGMDLEGATPTLIGLAIGAYGLTQALLQIPFGILSDRIGRLPIIYFGLLIFAAGAVLAAMSDSIWGVVAGRILQGAGAISAAVMALLSDLTREQHRTKAMALIGVSIGFSFAVAMIVGPLLTRAFGLSGLFWVTAGMALLGGVIVALLPKAQAHVRHRESGVAKQALGLTLRHPDLLRLDFSILALHAILMASFVALPLALVEQGALPKEEHWWVYLTALLVGFFGMIPFIIYGEKKRQMRRVLLGAVVALLLCELFFWWFGNGLWMLVVGMVGFFIAFNLLEASLPSLISKVAPAGGKGTAMGVYSTSQFLGAGLGGVLGGMLYQQGGLALVFAGCAALCALWFVVAFSMREPPYVTSLRLPLSAGALANAGLGRELLEVAGVSDVLIVTDEAAAYIKVDTQQLDREALDRLVA
- a CDS encoding single-stranded DNA-binding protein codes for the protein MARGVNKVILIGNVGGDPETRYMPNGNAVTNITLATTDSWKDKQTGQLQERTEWHRVVLFGKVAEIAGEYLRKGSQCYIEGRLQTREWEKDGVKRYTTEIVVDMNGTMQLLGGRGGSSDDAPRQARPQQREPQQAPRQQAQPQQPAARQQPAPDYDSFDDDIPF